The Halodesulfovibrio sp. genome includes a window with the following:
- the asnS gene encoding asparagine--tRNA ligase encodes MRRTPIVDALQAEQAASEIKICGWVRTRRDAKGFSFLELNDGSCLKNLQAIVDESVPTYEIIKGITTGAAVEVIGELVASPGKGQKWEVRVTELKMLGAADADDFPLQKKRHSDEFLRQIAHLRPRTNKYGAAFRIRSEASFAIHKFYRDKGFFNVHTPILTGSDCEGAGEMFRVSTLPATGVEAPKEGSVFENDFFGREANLTVSGQLEAELLAMGLGKVYTFGPTFRAENSNTPRHAAEFWMIEPEVAFADNEDNMDLAEEMTKYVVKHILDNCADDIELFAKFVDKELMGRLENIINEPFARVTYTEAVELLLAAKKKKWEFPVEWGIDLQTEHERYLAEEHFKKPVIVYDYPKDIKAFYMRMNDDGKTVAAMDVLVPRIGELIGGSQREERMDVLLERINEMGQNPEDYWWYTDLRRFGSVPHAGFGMGFERLLMLVTGITNIRDVIPFPRTPQHIEF; translated from the coding sequence ATGCGTAGAACTCCCATAGTTGATGCACTACAGGCAGAACAGGCTGCCAGTGAAATTAAAATTTGTGGCTGGGTGCGTACCCGCCGTGACGCCAAAGGCTTTTCTTTTCTTGAGTTGAATGACGGCTCCTGTCTCAAAAACTTGCAGGCTATTGTCGATGAGTCAGTTCCTACGTACGAAATTATCAAAGGCATAACCACTGGTGCAGCTGTAGAGGTTATCGGTGAACTTGTTGCTTCCCCTGGCAAAGGGCAAAAATGGGAAGTACGCGTAACGGAACTTAAAATGCTCGGTGCTGCGGATGCAGACGACTTCCCGTTACAGAAAAAACGTCATTCCGATGAATTTCTGCGCCAGATTGCTCACCTTCGTCCACGCACAAACAAATATGGTGCAGCATTTCGTATCCGTTCAGAAGCATCCTTTGCCATACATAAATTTTATCGCGACAAAGGCTTCTTTAACGTCCACACACCAATTCTCACAGGCTCTGACTGCGAAGGTGCGGGCGAAATGTTCCGTGTTTCTACCTTGCCAGCAACCGGCGTAGAAGCTCCAAAAGAAGGCTCTGTTTTTGAAAACGACTTCTTCGGTCGTGAAGCAAACCTTACAGTATCCGGTCAGCTTGAAGCAGAACTGCTCGCTATGGGGCTTGGTAAAGTTTACACCTTCGGACCAACATTCCGTGCTGAAAATTCCAATACGCCGCGCCACGCAGCAGAATTCTGGATGATTGAGCCAGAAGTTGCCTTTGCTGATAATGAAGACAACATGGATCTCGCAGAAGAAATGACCAAGTATGTAGTAAAACACATTCTAGATAACTGCGCAGATGACATTGAATTGTTCGCAAAATTCGTCGACAAAGAGTTGATGGGACGCCTCGAAAACATCATCAACGAGCCGTTTGCGCGTGTAACGTACACAGAAGCTGTTGAGTTGTTGTTAGCTGCGAAGAAAAAGAAATGGGAATTCCCAGTTGAGTGGGGAATCGACCTTCAGACAGAGCACGAACGCTACCTCGCAGAAGAGCATTTCAAAAAGCCTGTCATTGTATACGACTACCCTAAAGACATTAAAGCATTCTACATGCGCATGAACGACGACGGAAAAACCGTTGCCGCCATGGACGTGCTTGTACCACGTATCGGTGAATTAATTGGCGGTTCACAGCGTGAAGAACGTATGGATGTTCTTCTCGAACGCATCAACGAAATGGGACAGAATCCTGAAGATTACTGGTGGTACACCGATCTTCGTCGCTTCGGTTCCGTGCCGCACGCTGGCTTCGGCATGGGCTTCGAGCGTTTGCTCATGCTTGTAACTGGCATTACAAACATTCGTGACGTAATCCCGTTCCCTCGCACTCCGCAGCATATTGAATTTTAA